One Candidatus Eisenbacteria bacterium DNA window includes the following coding sequences:
- a CDS encoding MFS transporter gives MSSPHAPAPPKARELLVYGFLTLPLAVTGLPLAIYIAPFYAAEVGLPLTTVGVVIMLARVADVVVDPMIGILSDRRTTRWGRRRPWILAGMVVMMIGTWRLFVPVPLPGASPGYLLLWIFVLYVGWSLLSIPYAAWGAEMSTDYHQRSRITGAREAFSVLGLIVSAVVPYVAALGGPPGLAPGLRALAVLTVVLLPIGTLLLLATLREPPRPPSATTILAWRQGLGIVWRNEPFRRLLIASVLGGLAAAINQAVAVLFYVHVLRLPASAQALVLIYFLVGVLAIPFWVNLSKRITKHRALAISGLWSCAWFLVAPWLPAEQMLPVAVLNVMTGVSMAVPAVLGGSMAADVVDLDMIESGEPRAALFFSLWGIGTKLALALGIGVALPVLDLVGFKTAGPNGPTQLWVLSGLFCLLPVAIWLVSIWAIWRFPITPERQAALREEIARRAVTA, from the coding sequence TTGAGCTCGCCGCACGCGCCGGCGCCGCCGAAGGCACGGGAGCTGCTCGTCTACGGGTTCCTCACGCTGCCGCTCGCCGTCACGGGGTTGCCGCTCGCGATCTACATCGCGCCCTTCTACGCGGCGGAAGTGGGGCTCCCGCTCACCACCGTCGGCGTGGTCATCATGCTCGCCCGTGTCGCCGACGTCGTGGTCGATCCGATGATCGGGATTCTCTCGGACCGGCGCACGACGCGCTGGGGGCGGCGACGTCCCTGGATCCTCGCGGGCATGGTCGTGATGATGATCGGCACGTGGAGGCTGTTCGTTCCCGTGCCTCTGCCGGGAGCGAGCCCGGGCTACCTCCTCCTCTGGATCTTCGTGCTGTACGTCGGCTGGTCCCTCCTGAGCATCCCGTACGCCGCCTGGGGCGCCGAGATGTCGACCGACTACCACCAGCGTTCGCGCATCACCGGTGCGCGCGAAGCGTTCTCGGTGCTGGGGCTCATCGTGTCGGCGGTGGTGCCGTACGTCGCTGCGCTCGGCGGGCCGCCCGGACTCGCCCCGGGACTGCGTGCGCTGGCCGTGCTGACCGTCGTCCTGCTCCCGATCGGCACGCTGCTCCTGCTCGCCACCCTGCGCGAGCCGCCGCGCCCACCGTCGGCGACGACCATCCTCGCGTGGCGTCAGGGACTCGGGATCGTGTGGCGGAACGAGCCCTTTCGCCGCCTGCTCATCGCGTCGGTCCTGGGTGGGCTCGCGGCGGCGATCAACCAGGCGGTGGCGGTGCTCTTCTACGTGCACGTGCTCCGGCTCCCCGCCTCCGCCCAGGCCCTCGTGCTGATCTACTTCCTGGTCGGCGTGCTCGCGATCCCGTTCTGGGTGAACCTCAGCAAGCGCATCACGAAGCACCGGGCCCTCGCGATCTCGGGGCTGTGGAGCTGCGCATGGTTCCTGGTCGCGCCCTGGCTCCCGGCCGAGCAGATGCTCCCGGTGGCGGTGCTGAACGTCATGACCGGCGTCAGCATGGCCGTGCCGGCGGTGCTCGGCGGATCGATGGCCGCCGACGTCGTCGACCTGGACATGATCGAGAGCGGGGAGCCCCGCGCGGCCCTCTTCTTCTCGCTGTGGGGCATCGGCACGAAGCTCGCCCTCGCGCTCGGCATCGGCGTGGCGCTGCCAGTGCTGGACCTGGTGGGCTTCAAGACGGCTGGCCCCAATGGTCCGACGCAGCTCTGGGTGCTGAGCGGGCTCTTCTGCCTGCTTCCCGTTGCGATCTGGCTCGTCTCGATCTGGGCCATCTGGCGCTTCCCGATCACGCCGGAGCGACAGGCGGCGCTGCGCGAAGAGATCGCCCGGCGGGCCGTGACCGCCTGA
- a CDS encoding cytochrome P450, translating into MPLADIDLTDLDNFANGFPHELFAVHRREAPVHWHAPTAHTPDGEGFWSVATHAESLAVMSDAATYSSETGGARPYGGTILPDSPAAGQVLNMMDDPRHHRVRQLVSRGLTPRTIARLGDDLRRRTRDLLEIAASRGEIDFVTDVAGELPMQAICILLGVPEADRHRVFEWTDRCFDFREGEAFAETDEFRTAMAQLYGYGIALIAEKRTHPTDDMLSIVTQARLDDQDPPHLTDQELHLFFSLLFAAGSDTTRNTAAGGLLALVQHPDELRRLQREPALLGSAIEEMVRWTSPAAYNRRTATRPTMLGTRAIAAGDKVVFWEASANRDERVFGDAMRFQVARDPNPHLGFGHGVHHCLGANLARLELRVLYEELLARFDTLELTGAPEWTRSNKHTGLRHLPIRLGAHR; encoded by the coding sequence GTGCCGCTCGCGGACATCGACCTCACCGACCTCGACAACTTCGCGAACGGCTTTCCGCACGAGCTGTTCGCCGTCCACCGCCGCGAGGCGCCCGTCCATTGGCACGCCCCCACCGCGCACACGCCCGACGGCGAGGGCTTCTGGTCGGTGGCGACCCACGCCGAGTCGCTCGCGGTGATGAGCGACGCCGCGACCTACTCGTCGGAGACGGGTGGGGCGCGCCCGTACGGCGGCACGATCCTCCCCGACTCGCCGGCAGCGGGCCAGGTCCTCAACATGATGGACGACCCGCGCCATCACCGCGTCCGCCAGCTCGTCTCGCGCGGCCTCACGCCGCGCACGATCGCTCGGCTCGGCGACGACCTCCGCCGCCGCACGCGCGACCTGCTGGAGATCGCGGCGAGCCGCGGCGAGATCGACTTCGTGACGGACGTCGCGGGAGAGCTGCCGATGCAGGCGATCTGCATCCTCCTGGGCGTGCCCGAGGCCGATCGGCACCGGGTGTTCGAGTGGACCGATCGCTGCTTCGACTTCCGCGAGGGCGAGGCCTTCGCCGAGACGGACGAGTTCCGCACCGCGATGGCGCAGCTCTACGGTTACGGCATCGCGCTCATCGCCGAGAAGCGCACGCATCCGACCGACGACATGCTGTCGATCGTGACGCAGGCGCGGCTCGACGACCAGGACCCGCCCCATCTGACCGACCAGGAGCTGCATCTCTTCTTCTCGCTCCTGTTCGCGGCGGGATCGGACACGACGCGCAACACGGCGGCGGGCGGTCTCCTGGCGCTCGTGCAGCACCCGGACGAGCTCCGGCGCCTGCAGCGCGAGCCGGCGCTGCTCGGCAGCGCGATCGAGGAGATGGTGCGCTGGACGAGCCCCGCCGCCTACAACCGGCGCACCGCCACGCGCCCGACCATGCTGGGCACCCGGGCGATCGCGGCCGGTGACAAGGTCGTCTTCTGGGAGGCCTCCGCCAACCGCGACGAGCGCGTGTTCGGCGATGCGATGCGCTTCCAGGTGGCGCGTGACCCGAATCCGCACCTGGGGTTCGGGCACGGCGTTCATCACTGCCTCGGCGCGAACCTGGCGCGGCTCGAGCTGCGCGTGCTGTACGAGGAGCTGCTCGCACGCTTCGATACCCTCGAGCTCACCGGGGCGCCCGAGTGGACGCGGAGCAACAAGCACACGGGCCTGCGCCACCTGCCGATCCGGCTCGGGGCGCACCGTTGA
- the dps gene encoding DNA starvation/stationary phase protection protein Dps encodes MHKTRNDLPKPTRTKMIDLLNARLADAIDLYAQVKQAHWNVKGMQFIALHELFDKVAESVEEGVDEIAERAVELGGTANGTLQTVVKRTTLAPYPLNVSAGKDHVKRIADALAAYGRNLRAAIATAAEAGDADTSDLFTEISRAADKQLWFVEAHLQ; translated from the coding sequence ATGCACAAGACCCGCAACGATCTGCCCAAGCCCACCCGGACGAAGATGATCGACCTCCTGAACGCCCGCCTCGCCGACGCGATCGACCTCTACGCGCAGGTGAAGCAGGCCCACTGGAACGTGAAGGGGATGCAGTTCATCGCCCTGCACGAGCTGTTCGACAAGGTCGCCGAGTCGGTCGAGGAAGGCGTCGACGAGATCGCCGAGCGCGCGGTCGAGCTCGGCGGCACCGCGAACGGCACGCTGCAGACGGTCGTGAAGCGGACGACGCTCGCGCCGTATCCGCTCAACGTGTCGGCCGGCAAGGACCACGTGAAGCGCATCGCCGACGCGCTCGCGGCCTACGGGCGCAACCTCCGCGCCGCGATCGCCACGGCGGCCGAGGCCGGTGACGCCGACACCTCGGACCTGTTCACCGAGATCTCGCGCGCCGCCGACAAGCAGCTCTGGTTCGTGGAGGCGCACCTCCAGTAG
- a CDS encoding peroxiredoxin, which translates to MRSVGDKLPAFRLQAVVSTEPGREFQEIDDKAYPGKWKVVFFWPMDFTFVCPTEIAEFGRRTADFRARGAEVLGVSTDTHYVHLAWRTHEPMLRDLPFPMIADTKRELATALGVLHPSEGVALRATFIVDPEGTIRHASVNDLAVGRSVDETLRILAALQTGGLTPCNWKPGDPNLRAA; encoded by the coding sequence ATGCGTAGCGTAGGTGACAAGCTTCCGGCCTTCCGGCTCCAGGCGGTCGTTTCGACCGAGCCCGGCCGCGAGTTCCAGGAGATCGACGACAAGGCGTACCCGGGCAAGTGGAAGGTCGTCTTCTTCTGGCCCATGGACTTCACGTTCGTCTGCCCGACCGAGATCGCCGAGTTCGGCCGCCGCACGGCCGACTTCCGCGCCCGCGGCGCCGAGGTGCTAGGCGTCAGTACCGACACCCACTACGTGCACCTCGCGTGGCGCACGCACGAACCGATGCTCCGTGATCTGCCCTTCCCGATGATCGCGGACACCAAGCGCGAGCTCGCGACGGCGCTCGGCGTGCTGCACCCGAGCGAGGGCGTCGCGCTGCGGGCGACGTTCATCGTCGACCCCGAGGGCACGATCCGGCACGCGAGCGTCAACGACCTGGCCGTCGGGCGCAGCGTCGACGAGACCCTCCGGATCCTCGCCGCGCTGCAGACGGGCGGTCTCACACCTTGCAACTGGAAGCCGGGAGACCCTAATTTGCGCGCGGCGTGA
- a CDS encoding LysR substrate-binding domain-containing protein — protein sequence MRWSPHPCTLRQLQYVAAIAETRSFRRAADLCAVSQPSLSAQVAQLERALGVTLFERTKRRVLPTRAGEELLSRARDVLREADDLVEAATRLTDPFAGTLRLGVIPTISPYLVPEIAPVLRTRYPRLRLQWTEDKTAVLAAKLRAGDLDAALVALEADLGDVEHEVVGRDAFVLATPLGHRLGVKMTPATPKDLDGESVLLLDDGHCFRDQALAWCTRAHAEELDYRATSLATLTQMVASGAGVTVLPELAVPMENRRGTLRVRPFAKPTPGRTIALVWRPGTPLAKALRAIAGTMRDVYTRLEKTVRRR from the coding sequence ATGCGCTGGTCCCCGCATCCCTGCACCCTCCGCCAGCTCCAGTACGTCGCCGCCATCGCCGAGACGCGCAGCTTCCGGCGGGCCGCCGACCTGTGCGCCGTCTCGCAGCCGTCGCTCTCCGCGCAAGTGGCACAGCTCGAGCGCGCGCTCGGCGTGACGCTGTTCGAGCGCACCAAGCGCCGCGTGCTGCCGACGCGCGCCGGCGAGGAGCTGCTCTCCCGCGCGCGCGACGTCCTGCGCGAAGCCGACGACCTGGTCGAAGCCGCGACGCGCCTCACCGATCCGTTCGCGGGCACGCTGCGCCTCGGCGTGATCCCGACCATCTCACCCTACCTCGTGCCCGAGATCGCGCCCGTGCTCCGCACCCGCTACCCGCGGCTGCGCCTCCAGTGGACCGAGGACAAGACGGCCGTGCTGGCGGCGAAGCTGCGCGCCGGCGATCTCGACGCCGCGCTGGTCGCGCTCGAGGCCGACCTCGGCGACGTGGAGCACGAGGTCGTCGGGCGTGATGCGTTCGTGCTGGCGACGCCGCTCGGCCACCGGCTCGGGGTGAAGATGACGCCGGCCACGCCGAAGGACCTCGACGGCGAGAGCGTGCTCCTGCTCGACGACGGACACTGCTTCCGCGACCAGGCGCTCGCCTGGTGCACGCGTGCGCACGCCGAGGAGCTCGACTACCGGGCGACGAGCCTCGCGACCCTCACGCAGATGGTCGCGAGCGGCGCCGGCGTGACGGTGCTGCCGGAGCTGGCCGTTCCGATGGAGAACCGGCGCGGCACGCTGCGCGTGCGGCCGTTCGCCAAGCCGACGCCGGGACGGACGATCGCGCTCGTCTGGCGGCCCGGGACGCCGCTCGCCAAAGCGCTGCGCGCGATCGCGGGCACGATGCGCGACGTCTACACGCGCCTGGAGAAGACGGTGCGACGGCGGTGA
- a CDS encoding CcmD family protein: protein MTNLGYLFAAYAAVWIGIIAYVRSIERRTRELEDELHDIRQRRGR, encoded by the coding sequence GTGACGAATCTCGGCTATCTGTTCGCGGCCTACGCGGCCGTGTGGATCGGCATCATCGCGTACGTGCGCTCGATCGAGCGGCGCACGCGCGAGCTCGAGGACGAGCTGCACGACATCCGCCAGCGCCGCGGCCGCTGA
- the ccsA gene encoding cytochrome c biogenesis protein CcsA — translation MRGVLGWAASAAMLVTLYLIFCVVPTEAEMGIVQRIFYFHVPCAWVAFAGFFTVAGASAVYLWKGWPGADHLAVAAAEVGVLFCTLVLVTGPIWARPIWGVWWTWDPRLTMTVILWAIYVAYLMLRAFGGEGEAVARYAAVLGIVGVIDIPVIHYAVRLLEGIHPSVLTQKQGGGSGLVDPMMRTTLYVASVTMLLVGGWLVALRVRTERLAAEVAVLRREVEEGGGV, via the coding sequence ATGCGGGGTGTCCTCGGATGGGCGGCCAGCGCCGCCATGCTCGTGACGCTCTATCTCATCTTCTGCGTCGTCCCGACCGAAGCGGAGATGGGCATCGTCCAGCGCATCTTCTACTTCCACGTGCCCTGCGCGTGGGTCGCGTTCGCCGGGTTCTTCACGGTCGCCGGGGCGAGCGCGGTCTACCTGTGGAAGGGATGGCCGGGGGCGGACCATCTGGCGGTGGCCGCGGCCGAGGTGGGCGTCCTCTTCTGCACCCTCGTGCTCGTGACGGGGCCCATCTGGGCGCGTCCGATCTGGGGGGTCTGGTGGACCTGGGACCCGCGTCTCACCATGACCGTCATCCTGTGGGCGATCTACGTGGCCTACCTGATGCTGCGGGCGTTCGGCGGCGAGGGCGAGGCGGTGGCCCGGTACGCCGCGGTCCTCGGGATCGTCGGGGTGATCGACATCCCCGTGATCCACTATGCCGTGCGGCTCCTGGAGGGCATCCATCCCTCGGTGCTGACCCAGAAGCAGGGCGGGGGATCGGGCCTGGTCGATCCCATGATGCGGACGACGCTGTACGTGGCATCGGTCACGATGCTACTTGTGGGGGGATGGCTGGTGGCGCTCCGGGTTCGCACGGAGCGGCTCGCGGCGGAGGTGGCTGTGCTGAGGCGTGAGGTGGAGGAAGGGGGCGGGGTGTGA
- a CDS encoding heme exporter protein CcmB yields MRAAVAILRKDLRIEWRTRESVSGLVALGILLLVVFTIAHDPTPDQAPLLAPSVLWATFVFTGLLGVQRSFLLEREQDCLAGLLLAPIDPAAIFAGKLAANMVLLGAMQVIVVPMVGLLLHVDFLPVLPGLLVVLTLGNLGFAAGATLFTAIAVRTRAREVLLPLLLLPLVLPVLIAGVKATQAVLAGGLARAGDALAVLGAFDVIFTVAGWLLFTYVVRD; encoded by the coding sequence GTGCGCGCCGCGGTCGCGATCCTCCGCAAGGACCTCCGCATCGAGTGGCGGACGCGCGAGAGCGTGTCGGGGCTGGTCGCGCTCGGCATCCTGCTCCTCGTCGTGTTCACGATCGCGCACGATCCCACGCCGGACCAGGCGCCGCTGCTGGCTCCCAGCGTGCTGTGGGCGACGTTCGTCTTCACCGGCCTCCTCGGCGTACAACGCAGCTTCCTCCTCGAGCGCGAGCAGGACTGTCTCGCCGGCCTCCTCCTGGCGCCGATCGATCCCGCGGCGATCTTCGCCGGCAAGCTCGCCGCGAACATGGTGCTGCTCGGCGCCATGCAGGTGATCGTCGTCCCGATGGTGGGCCTCCTCCTGCACGTCGACTTCCTTCCGGTGCTGCCCGGCCTGCTCGTCGTCCTGACGCTCGGAAACCTCGGCTTCGCGGCCGGAGCGACCCTCTTCACCGCGATCGCCGTCCGCACGCGCGCGCGCGAGGTGCTCCTGCCGCTGCTGCTGCTGCCCCTCGTGCTGCCGGTGCTCATCGCGGGCGTGAAGGCGACCCAGGCGGTCCTCGCCGGCGGGCTCGCGCGGGCCGGCGACGCGCTCGCCGTGCTGGGCGCCTTCGACGTCATCTTCACGGTGGCCGGGTGGCTCCTCTTCACGTATGTTGTGCGCGACTAG
- the ccmA gene encoding heme ABC exporter ATP-binding protein CcmA has product MPPTPVVAEGLRRTFAGVTVLAGVDLVVEGGECVALLGANGAGKTTLLRVLATLLRPSGGRLLLFGDDAASRPERALARIGYVGHESACYGDLTAAENLGFYADLYGIAGAAARVAELVEWAGLDHAARRPIRTFSRGMTQRLALARALLHRPELLLLDEPFNGLDPQATAGLEGLLRELRAAGHAIVLSTHDVPRASALATRVAILHRGRIDWSGDGGAGAGVAIAARFDALIATVRRA; this is encoded by the coding sequence ATGCCGCCGACTCCCGTCGTCGCCGAGGGGCTGCGGCGTACGTTCGCGGGTGTGACCGTGCTCGCGGGCGTCGACCTCGTCGTCGAGGGCGGCGAGTGCGTGGCGCTGCTGGGCGCCAACGGGGCCGGCAAGACGACGCTCCTGCGCGTCCTCGCCACGCTGCTTCGCCCGAGCGGGGGCCGCCTGCTGCTCTTCGGCGACGATGCCGCGAGCCGTCCGGAGCGCGCCCTCGCGCGCATCGGCTACGTGGGCCACGAGAGCGCGTGCTACGGCGATCTCACCGCAGCCGAGAACCTCGGTTTCTACGCCGATCTCTACGGCATCGCGGGGGCGGCGGCTCGCGTCGCCGAGCTGGTCGAATGGGCGGGGCTGGACCACGCCGCACGGCGGCCGATACGGACGTTCTCGCGCGGCATGACGCAGCGCCTGGCGCTCGCGCGGGCGCTCCTGCACCGCCCCGAGCTGCTGCTGCTCGACGAGCCGTTCAACGGGCTCGATCCGCAGGCGACGGCGGGCCTCGAGGGCCTCTTGCGCGAGCTGCGGGCGGCGGGCCACGCCATCGTACTTTCGACCCACGACGTCCCGCGCGCCTCCGCGCTCGCGACGCGGGTCGCGATCCTCCACCGCGGCCGGATCGACTGGAGCGGGGACGGCGGAGCCGGCGCCGGGGTCGCGATCGCCGCCCGTTTCGACGCGCTCATCGCGACGGTGCGGAGGGCCTGA
- the metG gene encoding methionine--tRNA ligase subunit beta, with protein sequence MITIEQFQGVELRVATVTAAEPHPNADRLLVLRVDLGTEQRQIVAGIRAHYDPAALVGTQVVVVANLEPAKLRGVESQGMLLAASGDGKLAVVRPDAPMPAGAVVR encoded by the coding sequence ATGATCACGATCGAGCAGTTCCAGGGCGTCGAGCTGCGCGTGGCGACGGTGACGGCCGCCGAGCCGCACCCGAACGCCGACCGGCTGCTCGTCCTCCGGGTCGACCTCGGCACCGAGCAGCGCCAGATCGTGGCGGGCATCCGCGCCCACTACGACCCGGCGGCGCTCGTCGGCACGCAGGTGGTGGTGGTGGCGAACCTCGAGCCCGCCAAGCTCCGCGGCGTCGAGAGCCAGGGCATGCTCCTCGCGGCCTCGGGGGATGGGAAGCTCGCCGTCGTTCGGCCCGACGCTCCGATGCCCGCCGGCGCCGTGGTACGCTAG
- a CDS encoding cytochrome c-type biogenesis protein CcmH, translating to MRLVLLFLLLGAAPVLAAPTQQEIEESLTCQCGCGLTVHSCNHIQCGSGEPMKKEIAERLARNETKEQILAAFTQRMGEKVLSSPTMQGFNWFAWVTPFAALLVAGTILTIVVRRRAVATAAALPPPAAGPPSTDPLRAQLARELAELDRES from the coding sequence ATGCGGCTCGTCCTCCTCTTCCTCCTCCTGGGCGCGGCGCCGGTCCTGGCCGCCCCGACCCAGCAGGAGATCGAGGAGTCGCTCACCTGTCAGTGCGGGTGCGGGCTCACGGTCCACTCCTGCAACCACATCCAGTGCGGCTCGGGCGAGCCGATGAAGAAGGAGATCGCCGAGCGCCTCGCCCGCAACGAGACGAAGGAGCAGATCCTCGCGGCCTTCACGCAGCGCATGGGCGAGAAGGTCCTCTCGTCGCCGACCATGCAGGGCTTCAACTGGTTCGCCTGGGTGACGCCCTTCGCGGCGCTCCTCGTCGCGGGGACGATCCTCACGATCGTCGTGCGCCGGCGCGCCGTGGCGACCGCGGCGGCGCTGCCCCCGCCCGCCGCCGGGCCGCCGTCGACCGATCCGCTCCGCGCACAGCTCGCGCGCGAGCTCGCGGAGCTCGACCGCGAGTCATGA
- a CDS encoding heme lyase CcmF/NrfE family subunit — protein MPEIGRLAICLALLCAAFSVGASLTGALRRRRDFVRAGEHAAYATFALVVLAAGILLQALLTHDFSLEYVAAYSSSTLPTNYTVAALWGGQKGSLLFWAFMLTLFTTIVQWQNRERNRELMPYVTATLMIVAVFFLGLVTFITDPFERLPVPAMEGADLNPLLQNYWMMIHPPSLYTGYVSASVPFAFGMAALATGRLGDQWIRSTRRWALFSWFFLSLGNLFGAMWAYEVLGWGGYWAWDPVENAAFMPWLVSTAYLHSVMIQEKKDMLRVWNMVLVLLTFTLTIFGTFLTRSGVISSVHSFTQSGLGPFFIGFLILVLLVAGGLVAYRLPELRTTGTIESFLSREAAFLFNNLILVGIAFAVFWGTVFPVLSEWVRGVKITVGPPFFNRVNAPLGVALLFLMGVGPVIAWRRATPKNLWRAFAFPVGSGLAAAVVLPLVGVPFGYAYATFAIGVFVMGTIVQEFWRGMRARQALLTESAPRALARVVGKNRRRYGGYVIHVGIVMMFVGIASSSMFRVEAQQTLAAGQEMTAGRYTLRFERIENHEDGHMASSAAVMSVFRDGVQIDTLKPEKRFYKKPKQPTTEVANRSTLREDLYLVLGSYDPQTKLATILAYVNPLVVWIWIGGLVLAMGTAIAVWPTAAERRAEVAVPGAVPAE, from the coding sequence ATGCCGGAGATCGGTCGCCTCGCCATTTGCCTCGCGCTCCTGTGCGCCGCGTTCTCGGTCGGAGCCTCGCTCACGGGCGCGCTTCGCCGCCGCCGCGACTTCGTGCGGGCCGGCGAGCATGCCGCCTATGCCACCTTCGCCCTGGTCGTGCTCGCCGCGGGCATCCTCCTGCAGGCGCTCCTCACCCATGACTTCTCGCTCGAGTACGTGGCCGCCTACTCGTCGAGCACGCTGCCGACCAACTACACGGTGGCCGCGCTGTGGGGCGGGCAGAAGGGCTCGCTCCTGTTCTGGGCGTTCATGCTGACGCTCTTCACGACCATCGTGCAGTGGCAGAACCGCGAGCGGAACCGCGAGCTGATGCCCTACGTGACGGCGACGCTCATGATCGTCGCGGTGTTCTTCCTCGGGCTCGTCACCTTCATCACCGATCCGTTCGAGCGCCTGCCGGTGCCCGCGATGGAGGGCGCGGACCTGAACCCGCTGCTCCAGAACTACTGGATGATGATCCACCCGCCGTCGCTCTACACGGGCTACGTCTCCGCGTCGGTGCCCTTCGCGTTCGGCATGGCCGCGCTCGCGACCGGACGGCTCGGCGACCAGTGGATCCGCTCGACGCGCCGGTGGGCCCTCTTCTCGTGGTTCTTCCTGTCGCTCGGCAACCTCTTCGGCGCCATGTGGGCCTACGAGGTGCTCGGTTGGGGCGGCTACTGGGCGTGGGACCCGGTCGAGAACGCGGCGTTCATGCCGTGGCTCGTCTCCACCGCGTACCTGCACTCGGTCATGATCCAGGAGAAGAAGGACATGCTCCGGGTCTGGAACATGGTCCTCGTCCTGCTGACGTTCACGCTGACGATCTTCGGGACGTTCCTCACCCGCAGCGGCGTCATCTCGTCCGTGCACTCGTTCACGCAGTCCGGCCTGGGGCCGTTCTTCATCGGCTTCCTCATCCTCGTGCTCCTGGTCGCGGGCGGGCTCGTCGCCTACCGGCTGCCGGAGCTCCGCACCACGGGGACGATCGAGTCGTTCCTGTCGCGCGAGGCGGCGTTCCTGTTCAACAACCTCATCCTGGTCGGGATCGCGTTCGCGGTCTTCTGGGGGACCGTCTTCCCCGTCCTCTCCGAATGGGTGCGGGGCGTGAAGATCACGGTCGGGCCGCCGTTCTTCAACCGCGTGAACGCGCCGCTCGGGGTGGCGCTCCTCTTCCTCATGGGCGTCGGCCCCGTGATCGCCTGGCGCCGTGCGACGCCGAAGAACCTCTGGCGTGCGTTTGCGTTTCCGGTGGGCTCCGGGCTCGCCGCCGCGGTCGTGCTGCCGCTCGTCGGAGTGCCCTTCGGCTACGCGTACGCGACCTTCGCGATCGGCGTCTTCGTGATGGGCACGATCGTGCAGGAGTTCTGGCGCGGTATGCGAGCCCGGCAAGCGCTGCTCACCGAGAGCGCGCCGCGGGCGCTCGCGCGCGTGGTGGGCAAGAACCGCCGGCGCTACGGCGGCTACGTGATCCACGTCGGCATCGTGATGATGTTCGTCGGCATCGCGTCGTCGAGCATGTTCCGCGTCGAGGCGCAGCAGACCCTCGCCGCAGGGCAGGAGATGACCGCCGGCCGCTACACGCTCCGCTTCGAGCGGATCGAGAACCACGAAGACGGCCACATGGCGTCGAGCGCCGCCGTCATGAGCGTCTTCCGGGATGGCGTGCAGATCGACACGCTCAAGCCCGAGAAGCGCTTCTACAAGAAGCCGAAGCAGCCGACCACGGAAGTCGCGAACCGCTCGACCCTGCGCGAGGACCTCTACCTCGTGCTCGGCTCGTACGATCCGCAGACGAAGCTCGCGACGATCCTCGCCTACGTGAACCCGCTGGTGGTGTGGATCTGGATCGGCGGGCTCGTCCTCGCGATGGGCACGGCGATCGCTGTCTGGCCGACGGCCGCGGAGCGCCGCGCCGAGGTCGCGGTGCCCGGCGCGGTGCCCGCCGAGTGA
- a CDS encoding cytochrome c maturation protein CcmE gives MNQRRFIVGAVLIAAAVSYLVYAGIKTTSIYYFEMDEFLARRTAHAGEDLRVKGWVRSGSIKWDATTNALAFELARKDGSSPIPVAYNGILPDMFAEGREVVVEGRYEVPGLRAKQIMTSCPSKYEANKDGQPPGA, from the coding sequence TTGAACCAACGCCGATTCATCGTCGGTGCCGTGCTGATCGCCGCGGCAGTCTCCTACCTCGTCTACGCCGGCATCAAGACCACCTCGATCTACTACTTCGAGATGGACGAGTTCCTCGCACGGCGCACGGCGCACGCCGGGGAAGATCTCCGCGTGAAGGGCTGGGTCCGCAGCGGCAGCATCAAGTGGGATGCGACCACGAACGCGCTCGCCTTCGAGCTCGCCCGCAAGGACGGCTCGAGCCCCATCCCGGTCGCCTACAACGGCATCCTGCCCGACATGTTCGCCGAAGGTCGCGAGGTCGTCGTCGAGGGCCGGTACGAGGTGCCGGGGCTGCGCGCCAAGCAGATCATGACGAGCTGCCCGTCGAAGTACGAAGCCAACAAGGACGGGCAGCCCCCGGGGGCCTGA